The Parambassis ranga chromosome 1, fParRan2.1, whole genome shotgun sequence genome includes a region encoding these proteins:
- the LOC114431749 gene encoding protein jagged-1b-like isoform X2 translates to MTLTRSSVLLGLQLVLLSAGIQVSSASGHFEIEILSMQNINGQLQSGACCDGSRDLLDGQCTADECDTYFRVCLKEYQLKVSSAGPCSFGTTSTSILGGNTFSLHNTKSEKARIVLPFSFAWPRSYTLIVEALDFNNGSSSSNIGGSVIEKAVHSGMINPSRQWQSLKHNGRVAQFDFQVRLSCDEHYYGFGCNKFCRPRDDFFGHYECDHNGNKTCLEGWSGPDCNTAICRQGCSTEHGSCKVPGECKCLYGWQGEYCDQCIPHPGCVHGSCVEPWQCLCDTNYGGQLCDKDLNTCGTLLPCLNGGTCSNTGPDKYHCSCPEGFSGVNCQRERACMSNPCSNGGSCAETSQGFECRCAPGWTGPSCSINVDECVMNPCSHEGTCQDLVNGFKCVCPPQWTGKTCLIDANECENSPCVNANSCRNLIGGYFCECFPGWTGQNCDTNINDCHNQCQNGATCKDLVDGYNCECAPGFSGEHCDTDVDECASGPCLNGGRCHDEVNGFHCLCPPGFSGNRCQLDIDYCVHNPCENGGQCFNLATDYVCNCPEDYEGKNCSHLKDHCRTTPCKVIDSCTVAVVSNSTPGGVRLISSNVCGPHGRCRSHSGGQFSCECEEGFTGTYCHENINDCESAPCLNGGTCIDKVNQYQCICAEGWDGPACQNNIDDCSSAPCQNGGVCRDLVNDFYCQCSNGWKGKTCHSRESQCDETTCNNGGTCYDEGDIFKCLCTAGWEGSTCSIAKNSSCLPSPCQNGGTCVVDGHTFSCICKEGWEGATCGHNTNDCSPHPCYNSGTCVDGDNRYRCECAPGFAGPDCRININECQSSPCTFGSTCVDEINGYRCICPPGRTGPRCQEGRPCVLGELVALDGSRWDDDCNTCHCSNGKVTCTKLWCGPKSCSLHGKTRNAECPAGQTCVAITDDRCFVKPCHGQRECWGPTHRGPRPGRCHTQGSCGNITFTFNKDVMAKSLQGVTVEQVCRELRTLYVVKNLSLDSFISMTCEPSLSANNEIHVAITTDDQSQGLTFVKEITDRIMDLVSKRSANSTIISAIAEVRIQRRQSQNPNDHLVPLLVSIMIVVWVLAVAAMLLWCLRRRRKHSTHTGVSTQASSSLAPAAEDNNALHNSVSVAREQLNHIKNPIEKNPPSHHHLLHHHHHLYENKNSVNAKIKKSDAGSQSDEDEVDKRFQKARFPRAPPAYSLVNWEEQPPHHVTNKPTHWNSKQDNRQLQSQSFNRVEYAV, encoded by the exons ATGACCCTCACACGGAGCTCCGTCCTCCTCGGCCTGCAGCTCGTGCTGCTCTCGGCCGGCATACAG GTGTCTTCAGCTTCAGGACATTTTGAGATTGAGATCCTGTCCATGCAGAACATTAATGGACAGCTGCAATCCGGCGCGTGCTGCGATGGATCACGGGACTTGTTGGATGGCCAGTGCACAGCGGATGAGTGTGACACCTACTTCAGGGTCTGTCTGAAGGAGTACCAGCTAAAGGTGTCATCTGCAGGCCCCTGCAGCTTTGGCACTACCTCCACGTCGATACTCGGTGGGAATACCTTTTCTTTACACAACACCAAGAGTGAAAAGGCCAGGATCGTGTTGCCATTCAGCTTTGCATGGCCG AGGTCGTACACATTGATTGTAGAAGCTTTGGACTTCAACAACGGCTCGTCTTCTAGCA ACATTGGCGGGTCAGTGATCGAGAAAGCTGTGCACTCAGGGATGATCAACCCCAGCCGACAGTGGCAGAGTCTGAAGCACAACGGACGTGTGGCTCAGTTTGATTTTCAGGTCCGCCTCAGCTGTGACGAGCACTACTATGGCTTTGGGTGCAACAAGTTCTGCCGGCCACGAGACGACTTCTTCGGCCACTACGAGTGCGACCACAATGGAAACAAGACGTGCCTGGAAGGCTGGTCTGGGCCAGACTGCAACACCG CAATCTGCAGACAGGGCTGCAGTACAGAACATGGATCTTGTAAAGTCCCTGGAGAGTGCAA gtGTCTCTATGGCTGGCAGGGAGAGTACTGTGATCAGTGTATCCCTCATCCAGGCTGTGTTCACGGCAGCTGTGTGGAGCCCTGGCAGTGTCTCTGTGACACTAACTATGGAGGACAGCTGTGTGACAAag ACCTAAACACATGTGGAACGCTGCTGCCATGTTTAAATGGAGGCACCTGCAGCAACACGGGGCCGGACAAATACCACTGCTCCTGTCCTGAAGGCTTCTCAGGGGTCAACTGTCAGAGGG AGCGTGCCTGTATGTCCAACCCCTGTTCAAATGGTGGCAGCTGTGCAGAGACCAGTCAGGGGTTTGAGTGTCGCTGTGCTCCTGGATGGACCGGACCTTCCTGCTCCATCA atgtagACGAGTGCGTGATGAATCCCTGCAGTCATGAGGGGACCTGCCAGGACCTGGTTAATGGTTTCAagtgtgtctgtcctcctcagtgGACTGGGAAGACCTGCCTTATTG ATGCCAATGAGTGTGAGAACAGCCCTTGTGTCAATGCCAACTCCTGCCGAAATCTGATTGGAGGATACTTCTGTGAGTGCTTCCCTGGTTGGACTGGCCAGAACTGTGATACCA ACATCAACGACTGTCACAACCAGTGTCAGAACGGAGCTACATGCAAG GACCTGGTGGATGGCTACAACTGCGAGTGCGCTCCAGGTTTCAGCGGTGAACACTGCGATACAGACGTGGATGAGTGCGCCAGTGGTCCATGCCTAAATGGTGGCCGTTGTCATGACGAAGTTAATGGTTTCCACTGCCTGTGTCCACCTGGTTTCTCTGGCAACCGCTGTCAG TTGGATATCGATTACTGCGTGCACAATCCATGTGAAAATGGCGGTCAGTGTTTCAACCTGGCGACCGACTATGTCTGTAACTGTCCTGAAGACTATGAGGGGAAGAACTGCTCCCACCTAAAGGACCACTGTCGCACAACACCATGCAAAG tgattgacagctgcacagtggcagtggtgtcCAACAGCACACCAGGAGGAGTGCGTTTGATCTCGTCCAACGTGTGTGGGCCACACGGGCGCTGCCGCAGTCACAGCGGTGGACAGTTCAGCTGTGAATGTGAGGAGGGATTCACAGGGACCTACTGCCATGAGA ACATAAATGACTGTGAGAGCGCCCCCTGTCTGAACGGAGGGACCTGTATCGATAAGGTCAATCAGTATCAGTGTATTTGTGCTGAAGGCTGGGATGGACCTGCCTGCCAGAACA ACATTGATGACTGCAGTTCTGCTCCCTGTCAGAACGGAGGTGTGTGTCGAGATCTGGTCAACGACTTCTACTGTCAGTGCAGCAACGGTTGGAAGGGAAAGACCTGTCActcaa GGGAGAGTCAGTGTGATGAGACGACCTGTAACAATGGAGGAACCTGCTATGATGAAGGCGACATCTTTAAGTGTCTGTGCACCGCAGGCTGGGAGGGTTCCACCTGTAGCATTG CTAAGAACAGCAGCTGTCTGCCGAGTCCTTGCCAGAATGGAGGAACCTGCGTGGTGGATGGACACACCTTCAGCTGCATCTGTAAGGAAGGCTGGGAGGGCGCCACATGTGGCCACA ACACTAATGACTGCAGTCCTCATCCCTG ctaCAACAGTGGCACCTGCGTCGATGGGGACAACAGGTACCGGTGTGAATGTGCTCCGGGATTTGCTGGCCCCGACTGCAGAATCA ACATTAATGAGTGCCAGTCGTCACCCTGTACATTTGGCTCTACCTGCGTGGATGAAATCAATGGTTACCGCTGCATCTGTCCCCCAGGAAGAACCGGGCCTCGTTGCCAAGAAG GACGGCCCTGCGTGCTCGGAGAGTTGGTGGCTTTGGATGGAAGCAGATGGGATGATGACTGTAACACCTGCCACTGTAGCAATGGGAAAGTCACCTGCACAAAG CTTTGGTGTGGACCAAAGTCCTGCAGCCTCCATGGAAAGACTCGCAACGCAGAGTGTCCGGCCGGTCAGACCTGTGTCGCCATCACAGATGACCGCTGCTTCGTCAAGCCCTGCCACGGTCAGAGAGAGTGTTGGGGCCCTACGCACAGGGGCCCACGACCTGGCAGGtgtcacacacagggcagctgtgGCAACATCACCTTCACCTTCAACAAGGACGTCATGGCAAAA TCGTTGCAGGGTGTGACAGTGGAGCAGGTCTGTCGTGAGCTCAGGACCCTGTATGTAGTCAAGAACCTGTCCTTGGACTCCTTCATCTCCATGACCTGTGAGCCGTCGCTCAGCGCCAACAACGAGATCCATGTAGCCATC ACGACAGACGACCAGAGTCAAGGTCTGACCTTCGTCAAGGAAATCACAGACAGGATCATGGATCTGGTCAGCAAGAGGAGCGCCAACAGCACCATCATCAGTGCCATTGCAGAGGTCCGCATCCAGAGACGCCAGAGCCAGAACCCCAACG ATCACTTGGTACCCCTCCTGGTTTCCATCATGATTGTGGTCTGGGTGTTGGCAGTTGCCGCAATGTTACTGTGGTGCCTGAGGAGGCGGAGGAAGCACAGCACCCATACAGGGGTCAGCACCCAGGCCTCGTCATCTTTGGCACCTGCGGCTGAGGACAACAACGCCCTCCACAACAGTGTCAGCGTGGCCCGTGAACAGCTCAACCACATCAAAAACCCCATTGAAAAAAACCCACCaagccaccaccacctcctccatcaccaccaccacctctacgAGAACAAGAACTCAGTCAATGCTAAAATCAAGAAATCAGATGCTGGAAGCCAGTCCGATGAAGATGAGGTGGATAAGCGATTCCAGAAGGCACGGTTCCCTCGAGCACCACCGGCATACTCGCTGGTAAACTGGGAAGAACAACCCCCGCACCATGTCacaaacaaacccacacacTGGAATAGCAAACAGGACAACAGGCAACTGCAATCGCAGAGCTTCAACAGGGTGGAGTATGCTGTATAG
- the LOC114431749 gene encoding protein jagged-1b-like isoform X1 — protein MTLTRSSVLLGLQLVLLSAGIQVSSASGHFEIEILSMQNINGQLQSGACCDGSRDLLDGQCTADECDTYFRVCLKEYQLKVSSAGPCSFGTTSTSILGGNTFSLHNTKSEKARIVLPFSFAWPRSYTLIVEALDFNNGSSSSNIGGSVIEKAVHSGMINPSRQWQSLKHNGRVAQFDFQVRLSCDEHYYGFGCNKFCRPRDDFFGHYECDHNGNKTCLEGWSGPDCNTAICRQGCSTEHGSCKVPGECKCLYGWQGEYCDQCIPHPGCVHGSCVEPWQCLCDTNYGGQLCDKDLNTCGTLLPCLNGGTCSNTGPDKYHCSCPEGFSGVNCQRAERACMSNPCSNGGSCAETSQGFECRCAPGWTGPSCSINVDECVMNPCSHEGTCQDLVNGFKCVCPPQWTGKTCLIDANECENSPCVNANSCRNLIGGYFCECFPGWTGQNCDTNINDCHNQCQNGATCKDLVDGYNCECAPGFSGEHCDTDVDECASGPCLNGGRCHDEVNGFHCLCPPGFSGNRCQLDIDYCVHNPCENGGQCFNLATDYVCNCPEDYEGKNCSHLKDHCRTTPCKVIDSCTVAVVSNSTPGGVRLISSNVCGPHGRCRSHSGGQFSCECEEGFTGTYCHENINDCESAPCLNGGTCIDKVNQYQCICAEGWDGPACQNNIDDCSSAPCQNGGVCRDLVNDFYCQCSNGWKGKTCHSRESQCDETTCNNGGTCYDEGDIFKCLCTAGWEGSTCSIAKNSSCLPSPCQNGGTCVVDGHTFSCICKEGWEGATCGHNTNDCSPHPCYNSGTCVDGDNRYRCECAPGFAGPDCRININECQSSPCTFGSTCVDEINGYRCICPPGRTGPRCQEGRPCVLGELVALDGSRWDDDCNTCHCSNGKVTCTKLWCGPKSCSLHGKTRNAECPAGQTCVAITDDRCFVKPCHGQRECWGPTHRGPRPGRCHTQGSCGNITFTFNKDVMAKSLQGVTVEQVCRELRTLYVVKNLSLDSFISMTCEPSLSANNEIHVAITTDDQSQGLTFVKEITDRIMDLVSKRSANSTIISAIAEVRIQRRQSQNPNDHLVPLLVSIMIVVWVLAVAAMLLWCLRRRRKHSTHTGVSTQASSSLAPAAEDNNALHNSVSVAREQLNHIKNPIEKNPPSHHHLLHHHHHLYENKNSVNAKIKKSDAGSQSDEDEVDKRFQKARFPRAPPAYSLVNWEEQPPHHVTNKPTHWNSKQDNRQLQSQSFNRVEYAV, from the exons ATGACCCTCACACGGAGCTCCGTCCTCCTCGGCCTGCAGCTCGTGCTGCTCTCGGCCGGCATACAG GTGTCTTCAGCTTCAGGACATTTTGAGATTGAGATCCTGTCCATGCAGAACATTAATGGACAGCTGCAATCCGGCGCGTGCTGCGATGGATCACGGGACTTGTTGGATGGCCAGTGCACAGCGGATGAGTGTGACACCTACTTCAGGGTCTGTCTGAAGGAGTACCAGCTAAAGGTGTCATCTGCAGGCCCCTGCAGCTTTGGCACTACCTCCACGTCGATACTCGGTGGGAATACCTTTTCTTTACACAACACCAAGAGTGAAAAGGCCAGGATCGTGTTGCCATTCAGCTTTGCATGGCCG AGGTCGTACACATTGATTGTAGAAGCTTTGGACTTCAACAACGGCTCGTCTTCTAGCA ACATTGGCGGGTCAGTGATCGAGAAAGCTGTGCACTCAGGGATGATCAACCCCAGCCGACAGTGGCAGAGTCTGAAGCACAACGGACGTGTGGCTCAGTTTGATTTTCAGGTCCGCCTCAGCTGTGACGAGCACTACTATGGCTTTGGGTGCAACAAGTTCTGCCGGCCACGAGACGACTTCTTCGGCCACTACGAGTGCGACCACAATGGAAACAAGACGTGCCTGGAAGGCTGGTCTGGGCCAGACTGCAACACCG CAATCTGCAGACAGGGCTGCAGTACAGAACATGGATCTTGTAAAGTCCCTGGAGAGTGCAA gtGTCTCTATGGCTGGCAGGGAGAGTACTGTGATCAGTGTATCCCTCATCCAGGCTGTGTTCACGGCAGCTGTGTGGAGCCCTGGCAGTGTCTCTGTGACACTAACTATGGAGGACAGCTGTGTGACAAag ACCTAAACACATGTGGAACGCTGCTGCCATGTTTAAATGGAGGCACCTGCAGCAACACGGGGCCGGACAAATACCACTGCTCCTGTCCTGAAGGCTTCTCAGGGGTCAACTGTCAGAGGG CAGAGCGTGCCTGTATGTCCAACCCCTGTTCAAATGGTGGCAGCTGTGCAGAGACCAGTCAGGGGTTTGAGTGTCGCTGTGCTCCTGGATGGACCGGACCTTCCTGCTCCATCA atgtagACGAGTGCGTGATGAATCCCTGCAGTCATGAGGGGACCTGCCAGGACCTGGTTAATGGTTTCAagtgtgtctgtcctcctcagtgGACTGGGAAGACCTGCCTTATTG ATGCCAATGAGTGTGAGAACAGCCCTTGTGTCAATGCCAACTCCTGCCGAAATCTGATTGGAGGATACTTCTGTGAGTGCTTCCCTGGTTGGACTGGCCAGAACTGTGATACCA ACATCAACGACTGTCACAACCAGTGTCAGAACGGAGCTACATGCAAG GACCTGGTGGATGGCTACAACTGCGAGTGCGCTCCAGGTTTCAGCGGTGAACACTGCGATACAGACGTGGATGAGTGCGCCAGTGGTCCATGCCTAAATGGTGGCCGTTGTCATGACGAAGTTAATGGTTTCCACTGCCTGTGTCCACCTGGTTTCTCTGGCAACCGCTGTCAG TTGGATATCGATTACTGCGTGCACAATCCATGTGAAAATGGCGGTCAGTGTTTCAACCTGGCGACCGACTATGTCTGTAACTGTCCTGAAGACTATGAGGGGAAGAACTGCTCCCACCTAAAGGACCACTGTCGCACAACACCATGCAAAG tgattgacagctgcacagtggcagtggtgtcCAACAGCACACCAGGAGGAGTGCGTTTGATCTCGTCCAACGTGTGTGGGCCACACGGGCGCTGCCGCAGTCACAGCGGTGGACAGTTCAGCTGTGAATGTGAGGAGGGATTCACAGGGACCTACTGCCATGAGA ACATAAATGACTGTGAGAGCGCCCCCTGTCTGAACGGAGGGACCTGTATCGATAAGGTCAATCAGTATCAGTGTATTTGTGCTGAAGGCTGGGATGGACCTGCCTGCCAGAACA ACATTGATGACTGCAGTTCTGCTCCCTGTCAGAACGGAGGTGTGTGTCGAGATCTGGTCAACGACTTCTACTGTCAGTGCAGCAACGGTTGGAAGGGAAAGACCTGTCActcaa GGGAGAGTCAGTGTGATGAGACGACCTGTAACAATGGAGGAACCTGCTATGATGAAGGCGACATCTTTAAGTGTCTGTGCACCGCAGGCTGGGAGGGTTCCACCTGTAGCATTG CTAAGAACAGCAGCTGTCTGCCGAGTCCTTGCCAGAATGGAGGAACCTGCGTGGTGGATGGACACACCTTCAGCTGCATCTGTAAGGAAGGCTGGGAGGGCGCCACATGTGGCCACA ACACTAATGACTGCAGTCCTCATCCCTG ctaCAACAGTGGCACCTGCGTCGATGGGGACAACAGGTACCGGTGTGAATGTGCTCCGGGATTTGCTGGCCCCGACTGCAGAATCA ACATTAATGAGTGCCAGTCGTCACCCTGTACATTTGGCTCTACCTGCGTGGATGAAATCAATGGTTACCGCTGCATCTGTCCCCCAGGAAGAACCGGGCCTCGTTGCCAAGAAG GACGGCCCTGCGTGCTCGGAGAGTTGGTGGCTTTGGATGGAAGCAGATGGGATGATGACTGTAACACCTGCCACTGTAGCAATGGGAAAGTCACCTGCACAAAG CTTTGGTGTGGACCAAAGTCCTGCAGCCTCCATGGAAAGACTCGCAACGCAGAGTGTCCGGCCGGTCAGACCTGTGTCGCCATCACAGATGACCGCTGCTTCGTCAAGCCCTGCCACGGTCAGAGAGAGTGTTGGGGCCCTACGCACAGGGGCCCACGACCTGGCAGGtgtcacacacagggcagctgtgGCAACATCACCTTCACCTTCAACAAGGACGTCATGGCAAAA TCGTTGCAGGGTGTGACAGTGGAGCAGGTCTGTCGTGAGCTCAGGACCCTGTATGTAGTCAAGAACCTGTCCTTGGACTCCTTCATCTCCATGACCTGTGAGCCGTCGCTCAGCGCCAACAACGAGATCCATGTAGCCATC ACGACAGACGACCAGAGTCAAGGTCTGACCTTCGTCAAGGAAATCACAGACAGGATCATGGATCTGGTCAGCAAGAGGAGCGCCAACAGCACCATCATCAGTGCCATTGCAGAGGTCCGCATCCAGAGACGCCAGAGCCAGAACCCCAACG ATCACTTGGTACCCCTCCTGGTTTCCATCATGATTGTGGTCTGGGTGTTGGCAGTTGCCGCAATGTTACTGTGGTGCCTGAGGAGGCGGAGGAAGCACAGCACCCATACAGGGGTCAGCACCCAGGCCTCGTCATCTTTGGCACCTGCGGCTGAGGACAACAACGCCCTCCACAACAGTGTCAGCGTGGCCCGTGAACAGCTCAACCACATCAAAAACCCCATTGAAAAAAACCCACCaagccaccaccacctcctccatcaccaccaccacctctacgAGAACAAGAACTCAGTCAATGCTAAAATCAAGAAATCAGATGCTGGAAGCCAGTCCGATGAAGATGAGGTGGATAAGCGATTCCAGAAGGCACGGTTCCCTCGAGCACCACCGGCATACTCGCTGGTAAACTGGGAAGAACAACCCCCGCACCATGTCacaaacaaacccacacacTGGAATAGCAAACAGGACAACAGGCAACTGCAATCGCAGAGCTTCAACAGGGTGGAGTATGCTGTATAG